The Schistocerca americana isolate TAMUIC-IGC-003095 chromosome 8, iqSchAmer2.1, whole genome shotgun sequence genome contains the following window.
agaggatataaaatgttgactggcaatggcaaggaaagtgtttctgaagaagagaaatttgttaacatcgagtatagatttaagtgtcaggaagtcatttctgaaagtatttgtatggagtgtagccatgtatggaagtgaaacatgaacgataaatagtttggacaagaagagaatagaagctttcgaaatgtggtgctacagaagaatgctgaagattagatgggtagatcacataactaatgaggaagtattgaataggattggggagaagagtagtttgtggcacaacttgaccagaagaagggatcggttggtaggacatgttctgaggcatcaagggatcaccaatttagtattggagggcagtgtggagggtaaaaatcgtagagggagaccaagagatgaatacactaagcagattcagaaggatgtagtttgcagtaagtactgggagatgaagaagcttgcacaggatagagtagcatggagagctgcatcaaaccagtctcaggactgaagaccacaacaacacaacaataacAAATGTTGTAGGTGtgagatgcatggaacattccatttccaaAATCATCCAGGTACTGGTCTTTTCATGTGCCACCATGTCAAGGGTGTATCTGTAACCAGGGGGAATCACCACCACCAGACTAATATCTCGCGGGTAACACTTGTGCAAATGGCAGTGGTCACTGTCAACTATTGTGGATCGCAACAACATATATACCAGGCAAAGTGCAGTAAATCACTCACCACTTCAACGCTGGCCAACAACAATCAGTGAGCAGGCATGCCATACAGACAACCCCTCTCCCCTGCCAGCACAGCACTTTGTGATACAGAAGCAACTGCTCGATGCACGCACCTCTCTTCACAATGTCACAATGCACAGAGTTCCCCTACAAGAATGGGAAAATTGCCACAAGACACCATATAAAAATGAAAAGGTTGCCTGGACCCATGAGGTGCAAGACATGTTGGTACATGCCAATGGTAGAATATCGCTGAAAGATCTCTcacagaaacacaagaaatttttgtcAAACCAAAGGCTGGTAATGGCACCAAAGTTCGTGTCCAGAAACTCATGGATGACACCAGAATATAAATTGAGGGTAACAAACCAAAAGGACAAATGCTGAACTCCCttttcaaatgtccctttacaAAGGGAAATCAAGGAATATTACAGGAGGTTGATTCTAACATTGCTGCAAATGTAAGAGAAGCAAACATACATTTACTCCACAGTCTTGGGTcaagtgattttaattgtgtcaccAACTCACCTTGAATATGGCTGTCTAACTATCAGCTGAAAAGTTGAAACATCAGAAGAGGGCCTTTCcacgtcaatttttttttatttcggaaaAAGTTCTCACCTGCCTTTCACCGattctgctgaaattttgtgtgaacatcCACACATGTTCCcaataaacattagtaaactttcAATATCACTAATTCAATACTACTGGAGATAAGTCATTTGTTTGGCCATACAGCACAGTTACCACCATTACAGCCATAATCTTTCGGTAACTTCGAGACATAATATCTCCAGAAATATTTTCTTGGAAGAAACAAAACAATGCCATCATGCACGGCTTTTTGCACTCTCGtgagcaaaacattaaaaaaagattttctgagcaattttcatattgATAAATTGAAGCAAAGTTGACAGAAAGAATAGGTACTTGAAAAAATGTGAAGTTTAGCTTTCTGTATCTCCAGAAGTAATTTCAGAATAAACCTGAAACTTTGCACATAACAACTTACTAATACAAGATCTTagaatttaaaatttcattccCTTACTGCTTTACAGTGGTTTGCAAACTGAGGACAAGCCAGACGATGTTTATAAAAATGCCCACTTTTATGAAAAAAGAGTCTTCTGCAAACTCTTTTAAACATGTCCCTTTACAAAGGGAAATCAAGGAGTATTACAGGAGGTTGATTCTAACATTGCTGCAAATGTAAGAGAAGCAAACATACATTTACTCCACAGTCTTGGGTcaagtgattttaattgtgtcaccAACTCACCTTGAATATGGCTGTCTAACTATCAGCTGAAAAGTTGAAACATCAGAAGAGGGCCTTTCcacgtcaatttttttttatttcggaaaAAGTTCTCACCTGCCTTTCACCGattctgctgaaattttgtgtgaacatcCACACATGTTCCcaataaacattagtaaactttcAATATCACTAATTCAATACTACTGGAGATAAGTCATTTGTTTGGCCATACAGCACAGTTACCACCATTACAGCCATAATCTTTCGGTAACTTCGAGACATAATATCTCCAGAAATATTTTCTTGGAAGAAACAAAACAATGCCATCATGCACGGCTTTTTGCACTCTCGtgagcaaaacattaaaaaaagattttctgagcaattttcatattgATAAATTGAAGCAAAGTTGACAGAAAGAATAGGTACTTGAAAAAATGTGAAGTTTAGCTTTCTGTATCTCCAGAAGTAATTTCAGAATAAACCTGAAACTTTGCACATAACAACTTACTAATACAAGATCTTagaatttaaaatttcattccCTTACTGCTTTACAGTGGTTTGCAAACTGAGGACAAGCCAGACGATGTTTATAAAAATGCCCACTTTTATGAAAAAAGAGTCTTCTGCAAACTCTTTTAAACATTTTCATTAGAAAGCCCAAGTTCTAAAGTATCTAAAATCAGGATTTGGTTTTGCAGTGCGAGTGCATCGTAATATAGGTGGAGGTGCATTGAAACTGGGGCCATATACTCAAATTAAATCTGACTCTTTTTACATGTACTACAATtgtttaatactgtttgtggaagaTAGTATCAAAAGTTCTGATGACTAGAAAATGAGCTTGAGTCAGAAAAACTGCAAATAAGTTGGCAATTTTGTTTTTTAGACATCTCTACACCACTCAGCTGTACAAAATTCCTTTTATAGAAAATGAAAAGGAATAAGGAATCCAATAGAAAAAATAGTTTTCTCTTCTTTTGTGGCTCTAATAACCTGAGATAATCATATTTCAAAAATGTAGTTTTTTTAGTTCTGCTTTTCAAAATTTATCTGCAAATAatcccatcagtgacatcatctggccAGCAATATATTTGTCCTCATGATATTCTACAGCAAATTAATGAAACCTGTAAAACAATTAAGAGGACTGATGTAAAAGATAAGCTTAGGAACCTTAAAAAGACCTCTTCTAGCTTTGGTCTCTGATACTTATAGATCCTGTGTAAAGAAACTCTTATCAGGCTTGGCAATGTGTGGAAAGAAACCCACCCACAGCTGCTGTTGCACAGCTATCGAATGTGGCCGCTAATGTGATGGGAATTCTAGTTTTCTCACTTTAAAATGAACCAGCAGCAGTTAAGCCACCAAGGACTATAGCAACACATTAATACAATTTTTCATCAGTACACTAACGTTGCACACAAACCTCAAACAATGCTAACACTCAATACACCAGACCTTCAACAGCAATTTAACCAGCACATCAATTGCATTATACAGTGAAAATATGTTCTAATAATTCTCTATAACACAAAAGCATTCCAAAAACTGTCATGAAGACTGGTACGAAATTCATCAAAATTTCCACAATGTGACAATGGTGTAAAACCTGAAGGCTATTTATATGATGTGTTGCAGCTGTTCTGCAACAGTTTTACTACCACGATCTCCACTACCTTGGTAATTCACAGTTAAACTGggaagtttgtaactaatttggtTCTGTAGTTGTAGCAGAAAAATAGCCTGAAATTTGTTATGATGAACTGTGGAAAAGACATGCCTTTTATGAAGAGTTTCAAGTTATTCGGACTTTATCTCACTTCCTAGTCATCAAAGCTTTTGATATTCCCTTTGCCATAAAGTActaaaaaattatggaaattacTAAACGATGTCAAATTTAATTTGAGTGCCAGCAGAATATGGGCCCATTTTCAATACACCTCCACCTTGTCACTGTTTTTTAGGGCATTATATGCttacattgcaaaaccaaatctagGCTTTAAGTGGTTTGGAACGTAGTCTTGCTAATGAAAATGGTTTAGAAGAGCGTCCAGGAGACTTTCTTGCAAAAGTGGGCCAAAACCAGCAAAAAATGCTTTTCTTTGCCCTCAATTTGTAAACTACTGGAAAGCAGTAGGAGAATGAAGTTTTGTATTCTAAGACCCTGTACTGGTAAATTTACATGTCCAATATATCAGGTTTCTCCCGCATTTACTTCCAAATATAGATAGAAAGCTaaactacatatttttttctttaacatctattATTCCCTACTGATTTTGTTTCAAATAATCCACACTGAAATTCCTgagagttttttttattattatttcacttaTGAAAGTGCAAAACATTGCACAAGATGGcccagttttgtttctttcaagagAATATTGCTGGAGATATATACATATCAAACTTGCCGAAAACTTATGGGCGcactgttggcagctgtgctacaggGTCAAACAAATAACTATATCTCCAGAAGTACTGAATTAGTGACTGTGAAACTTTACCAATGTTTGCTGGAAACATACGCaactgttcacacaaaattccagcAAAATCTGTGATGATCACGCAGGAACCTCTAGACCACCTAGCATGAACCAAAGAAGAAATAATAGCATGTCAGATGCACACCCAAAAGATGATAGAATATTCTAtccattgagaaaaatttcaagaaatatGTGCCCTCCAATAGCCTTGAAATCCATTTGTCAacaaattttagaacatattctcaaATCAAATCTAATGATGTATCTAAAATAGATTGACTTCTTCCATGCAAAACAGTGTGGATTCCAAAAATATCAACCATGTGAAGTTCCACTTACACTTTTCTCAAATAACGTTATGAAAGACTTGATGAAGATTGTCACACAGCTGCAGTATTTCCTGACTTCTGGAAATCATTGAACTCATTACCACACCTACATTTATTATCAAATGTGTGATTGTACggggttgttgctgtggtcttcagtccagagactggtttgatctaGTTCACCATGCTATTCTatgctgtgcaagtttcttcatctccaagtaactactgcaacctccatccttctgaatctgcttagcgtattcatctcttggtctgcctctatgatttttactctccacactgccatccaatactaaactggtgatcctttgatgcctcagaacatgccctaccaaccaatcccttcttctagtcaagttgtgccacaaattcctcttctccccaattctgttcagtacctcctcattagttatgtgatctacccatctaatcttcagcattcttatgtagcaccacatttcgaaagcttttattctcttcttgtctaaactgtttatcgtccatgtttcacttccatacatggctacacgccatacaaatactttaagaaaagacttcctgacacttaaatctatactcgacgttaacaaatttctcttcttcagaaacgctttcctatcattgccagtctacattttatatcctctctacttcgaccatcatcagtcattttgctttccaaatagaaaaactcctttactattttaactgtctcatttcctaatctaattcactcagcgtcacccaatttaattcgactacattccattatcctcgttttgctttcattgatgttcatattatatcctcctttcaagacactgtccactccgttcaactgctctttcaagtcctttgctgtctctgacagaattacaatgtcattggcgaacctcaaagtttttatttcttctccatggattttaattcctacaccaaatttttcttttgtttcctttaccacttgctcaatatacagattgaataacatcagggataggctacaaccctgtcgcactcccttcccaaccactgcttcccctacatgcccctggactcttatagctggtttctgtacaaattgtaaatagctttcactccctgtattttacccctgcaaacctttagaatttgaaaaagagtattccagtcaacactgtcagaagctttctctaagtctagaaatgctagaaatgtaggtttgtttccttaatctttcttctaagataattcgtatggtcagtattgcctcacgtgtcccaacatttcttcagaatactaactgatcttccccgaggttggcttctaccagtttttccattcgtctgtaaagaattaatgttagtattttgaatccgtgacctattaaactgatagtttggtaattttcacacctattttctttgagattggaattattatatttttcttgaagtctgagggtatcaaatgaaatttgtgactagactgaAGTTTCATTGGCAGTGACAAGCTgtgtgttattttggatggagagtcatcaatagATGTGGAATTAACTTCATGTGTGCCcgagggaaatgtgttgggatccttgctgttcatgtcataCATTAATGATCTTGCCgacgatattaatagtaacttcagattttttattttcaaatagtgAAGTTATCTATAAGGAGCAGGCAAATGAAAATGCGACTGCTGGAAAGAAGTAAATTGTATATTATTTCAAGAGTAATTGTCATAGCCATTAATGCATTTATCCCACAATGGACAAGATGGTCAAtaacttcatggaaaaatgtttgtggaacTGTGCTTATATCCTTAATCCAAAGTATATTGACGGACACGAATTTCTTTCTTGAAGACTCCAATaacatggaaatcacatggggagtgTTGTATTCTACCTAGTTGTCAAAAATGGGGTATCTAGGAAACCAGCTTCTCGGACCACTacacaaaaattcaagcaaatcatattaaagagtttcattacaaaaggaaatgattacaacacTTAACTTTATGTTAAACAGATGTGTCCATAGCGAAGGGCAACGGACAAAATAATAAATCCCTTCAGTACAGGCAATGCTACATAGTAGAAGTGAAATGACTAGTCTCAATGTTATTCTTGAACTTGCTGCAGTAGAACTGGGCGGCCAGTCAGGtgcagcgcttatgttctcttcacatagagGGCACTGGCATCACATTATCATCCTAGAGAGAGCTCAGTGCGCATGCAATTGGCTGGATCTTTCATGACCCTCTCTGCTCTAATGTTCCCGACTGGTGTGCCAGCATTTGACTTTACGCTGGAACATTAAGAGATTGGGGCTATATGAAGGATGTATAagcgcttcccagtgaaacttctgcagagtAGTCTAATCAACCTTGGCAGCGTGTGGGTGAGCATTTTGTTGGCAGGTTGTTAAGACTACGCTGCACGAGTTTTGCTGAGGAGCCCTTACGCAATCTCCACACAGTTCCAATCTGCCTCTTGTAGATTTACTTTGCacaaagaggtgcacacctgggagCAATGGTGGCTCTGCAGGCacaagcaaacatttttccatgacagCACTGACTAACTTGTCTGTCAGTAGACTAAATGTATTAACAGCAACGGTGATCACTttcaaaataatgaacagtttacatactttttatgtcatctgcctcattttcatttgattgcccgtTATACAATGAACTGCTGACTGAAAACAACTgaagaaatattcagtcagatcttgataaaacttcaaagtggtacaaagactgCCTTAAACATACATATATGTAAAATTGTGtatacttcacaaaacaaaacaacaacaaaattgtagcaccctatgactacaatatcaatgagccaCAAATGGAATCAGTCAACTCTTAAAAGTACCTGGGTGCAATGGTCTGTAGGGATATTAAATTGAACAATCACATGGACTTAGCTGTAGGTAATGAAGGTGGTAAGACTTGGGTTCATTGGCACAATATTGGGGAAACACTGTCAatctacaaaggaaactgcttacataTCACTAAACAGGGCTAACAGGGATACTGAAcacatacaaagaagggcagcagaagaGGTCAATGGTTTGCTTGACCCACGTGAGGGAGAGATATGCTGAAAAACCCGAACTTAATTACAGCTGTTCAATTCACTATCAGCCAGCAGCACAACATGCTGATACCCTATCCAACCACCTATGGGCCAGATCCCACACTTGACTCTAACAACGAACGATTTCTGTGGTTTGTCAGCATCAGCAGAGCAGTAACAGTTTTGCTGTGTTTCAAGCTTATGCTACAATGCATCACTGATATCAGGGCAAAAAGTCACTGATTGTACATAGAACTCCAATATATTCCCCTTCTACACTTCTATACACTTtccatagtgccccccccccccctccccttcacaaATCTTGCGTTCTTGTGTGCGACATAGAAAACTAACATTAATTTCATTCTGGTAACAATAAATGAACCTATGAGAGAGTTTTCTGTGCTACCCCTCCCCTCTATGAAAACTGTGCACCCCATCACACTGCAGCATTGGCAGTTGGAGAAAAGGGGGAAGACAGACAAGGATATCTGAGAAGGAGCAGGGAGAATGGGGCGGGGGTATACACAGGGTATGAATCAAAATTGTAACCACATTATGTGACAGGCTgttatttagcttatggcaaaaTCAATTAAATGCTCTGTTATTTACATCACTGTACATAAATTACACGTGTGTTCCTTAATGATTACCACTATACCTGGATCAGAATAATGAATGATGGACAGCTGAGCATGGGAGGTGGGATGTTGTCAGTTTACTGTTATCCAGTAGCAAAATGTGGCTCCAGTAGTGGCAGCTGTGCAGTTCCATACTGAGCGTGTTTATATGTTATATGTTAAGGTGCTGCAAAGCAATTTGCCAGTTAGCTCCACACATTCTATTAAAGATACATACCAGACAGAGAAACAATAACAAATCATAATTATGTTGCAGACCACGACTGTCATCCACAGCTGACTGCTAAACAGCAAATGAGGGAGGAGAGCAACATAACAACCGTGCAGAGGACAGAAGATGTGACCAAACTCATGATGCAATTGGCTGTTGATATGGTTGCTGTCCCATAAAAAAACTAGCTGTCAATcattttgttattctgatccaggtaTAAAAGCACTATCAGACTACATAAAGAATAAGTGGATTTGCTTACTCATACAACTGAAATAAACAGTGCAGTGAATGCTCACCTGAAAAAATACTAGCCAGTATGGAGAAAGGCAAACAAAAAGTAACAAGATAGCTCCTAGTCTCTTGACATCTTCTACAGCAGAATCATGATGAGTTCCACCATATCGGATTTTGGCATAGTCCAGCCATGAAGGCGAGGGAAGATTACGCTGTGATCGCCTCCCAACAACAGGAgaactataaaaatgaaacagcttaATCAAAAGAAGGTAATGATACTACAAGTAAGCCTACCTGAGGTCGTAACTTATTGCATTGTAACATTTTTACTATAAAATATATGGCTGAATACTAAGCCTCCACAAACGATTAGTACTACTGTAAATAAAATACTACTACTTGTCACATTATAATGAATGATGTGCTATGAAATCACTGCAAATAGGGACGATAGCTCCAGCATCTAATAAAGGAAATAATTGGGACTCTATATGCCCACCACATCAAATAACAGTTCATAAAGGCTACTGCAGGAACATGAATCTTCGAAAAAAAATCACACTTATATCTTTAATATCATTCATAACAGCAAGAGCCTACTGTCTACAATCTCTTGATTCTTTTACATATTTCAGACTTCTCTACTTAGTTTACCATATTCACTACGTTAATCTGTGATAAGACTTAAGGGATGCAGACATACGGTTGCTCACCTTTGAATACTCGTAGTGCGTAAGTGACAACGTCCAACAATTGCCTCACGCAGTATGCAGAGAATATTCTTGAGCACTGACCCAGCAGGACGATGCACTAAATAATACGGTCTACCGCAAGCAAAGAGCACCAATGCTAGAGCAAGACAGGCAGATGTCCCGATGAAGGCACGAAGAAATCCATGGGTCATATCTAGTGCCACATAAGACAGTGCACCAACTCCCAAAAGGCTACCAATATTGACACACCAGTAATACCAGTTAAAGAACTTCCTCAAAGAATCTGTTCCCCCATACTTGACCTACAACAATACACAAAATTACAGTGAATAAGAAACTTCAAGACACATCCAAGGGTAGTTTGTAATATAGTTCTTTCTGTAGTTCCTCTCCAAAGCAACATCTGATTATCACTTACCTGCTCAGCTCCAAAGGAGGGaaaatttgctcgaactgtcccgGCTGCAATGCCTATTGCAATCAATATTGCATACATCTCGTACAGGCAGTGTGGTTTAGTTGGATCCCTTACGCACAGCAAACCCGCTGCGGCGGTTGCCAACAAACAAAAACCTAAGGTATACAACGCTAACCCGGTTACTAAGGCCCAGTACCTCCCAATGAGAGCATCCGCCAACCATCCGCCACCAACAGCTGAAAAATGCGCAACACCAACAAGCATCAGCACAGCTGTCATCGCTGCACGCGGTGACCACCCGCCAAGACTTAGGAAAACAAATAAATTTGCTACAAGCGCATAGAATGCCAGCCGTTCAAGAGTCAAAGTTATCAAAACGACAACGCCTGCAATTCGGCTTCTTCTGGGGTCCCATGGTAAAGGTCCACCCTGCTGCGGCCTAAAAAGTAAAGGAGTAGACTCTGTTTCCATATCCGTCATCTTTCAACTGCGGTCATATGACTTGAGCGAGTTAATGTAGGAAACAATCTCCGGACGCAtaaaaatacacgaaaactgacacgACTTTTCTGAAAATTGCATTCTTGCAACATGTCATACTACATAACAACATTACGGCTTTTCCCTAGTTTTATTTACGTAACGATCCGGTTTACGTGCAACCCTACACTCAAAACAGCAACAACACGGCTTGTACGTCAATCGTTGTCGCCAGAGCTAACGCTTAACATCATTGCAGAACAAAGAGGTATATTTTTGTTTACATAGTTCCTGTGGGCCGTCATAGTATGATACGCACGCCTGATGGATTcaacatggaggtaaaaataagggaTACAAACAAAGAGCTATTTGTTGGTTTCTCTACTGAATCCACATTATATTGCTGAAGCCATACTAGTGGAGTAGAGCAAGGCATTTGTTCCTGTAAACcacagaatattattggagaaactgtggtgtcacgGCATTAGAGACCTGGAATTCTGGCTCATTAAATCTTATCTCAGCATCAGGAAACAAACTCTAAGCTACAATGGTCGAAGTCCACAGTTACTGAATGTTACTAGAGGTGTTCCCCGAGGATCAGCGCGTGCGCCACTAccgtttataatatttataaataaatatgccaTGAATGTTTCTGGTTTATGCTGATGATTAAGCTTTCATAAATTCTgggaaggacataaataaactgaaggagcaaagCAAAGTTTTCCTCGGATCATCCAATATGTGGTTTGAAGCATTGAGTGAGCCATTAGCTACGAAAAGGCAATAAAtatctctttcagtttatccagtgttCGTGCTGCGTCCACTTCTACCGAACACCTTGGCATATACCTAAGTACAAAATTAAGTTGAAAGAGTCACATACACTATATATTTCGAACGCTTTCATGAATTATCTGTCTACTGAAATAATTATGCACATCTGTTTCTAAGAAACTACTGATTAATTCCTGTGATTTGTTATTTCATTGTCATCTAAGCTATGGCATTCTTCTATGGAATAACTCTTCAAGGACCAGGAATATTTTGATTTGATAGAAGAAAGCCATGAGGAGCATTTCTGGGAATACCAGAACTAACAAGACCTTATTCAGAAGGATTACAGATAATGACagttccatttcttttcatagccagCTATCTTTTGTACATAAAATAAAACCTTAACAATTACAACCTTAAAAAAGCAGTTATGAATGTGCAGGAAACAGCTTTTCAACACATTACTTGTGCAGGCACAATTTGTCTCTattaatgtctttaaaaaaaattctcaaaaattgcTGAAAGAAAAACCTTTTCACACTCTTAAAGAATTTGAAAATTCTTCAAAACTAGACCTGATTTGCTAAATAACTCACAATAtagtttttttgtattttctttctagGTTTTTTTGTTCTCTCTGGAATCTTGTTTTATGTATACAATGCATATGCAAGTAACTAAATAATGTTCAGTTCATATTTAACTATCAGCCACATTGGGAAGTTTTCGTGTCTGCCCTCTACTCTTTTTTTATGTGAGACTCAGTAATTTGTCAGTATTTAGTTCCATATTTCACAATCATCTGTGTGGATAAATCTTTATGTATCATCTATGTTGTTTTATCGTATGTGTTCTTTCATTAAGTGTACTTTAATTATGTGTAGAACGATAGTGTATGTAAGTATGCCTCTTAAAACCCCAATCATACTTTATAAAACCtcttctacattactcatgacaTCATCAATTGCTTCAAATGCTTAaaggtaaatgaataaataaatctataaacaaaataaatacttgGATTCAAAACTTCAGCACTAATTCGCCAGAGTTATTGTTAGCACCTATGTGTATGCAGACTGGAGTTTTAGGCTATTTTCTGGTGTATATGTTTAACACTTGTAGCTGTTGCATCATGGTGGCAAGTGATGATTCAATGGTTATGGTGCAAGTACCATAGTCATACGGCAGCCTTACATCATGGAACTATTCATCTTAACTTCATTTCCTGTTTGTCCATTTACTAAAAGGTGTTCTTTAATATTTTGTGGACAGTGCTGATAAACCATTGTCAGTGAGGACGAAGTAAATGCAGCGAATGTCCCACGCTAATGTTCTGCCAGTGAAATGGCAGAGGCAGGCAACATACGATATGAACTCAGAACCATCAGTAATGCAACTTCACGTGAATTTGATGTTCGAAGTATCTACAATTGTGTCCTGAATGTTCGAACGAAAGTTCCGCCTTGCTGTGGCGAGAATGTGCTGTCGTGACATGCTCTATTCCATTGTGTTTGCAAAACTGTGCAAATTCCTTGGAAGAAAAAGGaggtccattgtcagaaacaattgtTGCGGCAAGCCTTCGAGAAA
Protein-coding sequences here:
- the LOC124545054 gene encoding solute carrier family 15 member 4-like, coding for MTDMETESTPLLFRPQQGGPLPWDPRRSRIAGVVVLITLTLERLAFYALVANLFVFLSLGGWSPRAAMTAVLMLVGVAHFSAVGGGWLADALIGRYWALVTGLALYTLGFCLLATAAAGLLCVRDPTKPHCLYEMYAILIAIGIAAGTVRANFPSFGAEQVKYGGTDSLRKFFNWYYWCVNIGSLLGVGALSYVALDMTHGFLRAFIGTSACLALALVLFACGRPYYLVHRPAGSVLKNILCILREAIVGRCHLRTTSIQSSPVVGRRSQRNLPSPSWLDYAKIRYGGTHHDSAVEDVKRLGAILLLFVCLSPYWLVFFQIETGFQEQGVHLKIGFGENSHVFNMPTAWLSLFDQVFILALIPMMNSVIYPALDRMGLRVTLLKRIGLGMGFSFSAAVAAGVLEYFSLKRWQQGHAIQQVIHNTTYNASDISLLWQIPQYCLVGSAEVFAGVAGLEFAYSAAPRPLQGVAMGLFSATEGVNSLLGTALISALSPVWIRQDAQHFQGHLDYYFFLLAGIQGVALTAYVVWLIVRSRHSSDSGSGSSIYSPPP